Proteins encoded by one window of Halomonas chromatireducens:
- a CDS encoding glutaredoxin family protein, producing MIRLRLYTTLGCHLCERQESLLALLLQSDYNLEKIEISDDEALIERYGVRIPVLADEAGEELDRGFEPPRLAAWLAERHWLDEAAWQRLNAGESEPREEERKPSGPRPAGRRYLL from the coding sequence ATGATTCGACTTAGGCTCTACACCACCCTGGGCTGCCATCTCTGCGAGCGGCAGGAGTCTCTGCTGGCCCTGCTGTTGCAAAGTGATTACAACCTCGAGAAGATCGAGATCAGCGACGATGAGGCCCTCATCGAACGCTACGGGGTGCGCATACCGGTGCTGGCGGACGAGGCGGGGGAGGAACTCGACCGCGGCTTCGAGCCGCCGCGCCTGGCGGCGTGGCTGGCCGAGCGGCACTGGCTGGATGAGGCCGCCTGGCAGCGTCTGAATGCGGGCGAGTCCGAGCCACGGGAGGAGGAGCGAAAGCCGTCTGGCCCGCGGCCCGCGGGGCGGCGCTATCTCCTCTGA
- the rmf gene encoding ribosome modulation factor gives MKRQKRDRFQRAYLHGYKAGISGRSRDDCPSQDVNIREYWMSGWREGRGDQWAGMTGVSGIHKNPMVL, from the coding sequence ATGAAAAGACAGAAACGTGATCGCTTCCAGCGCGCCTACCTCCATGGCTACAAGGCAGGCATTTCCGGGCGCTCCCGCGACGACTGTCCCAGTCAGGATGTCAATATACGTGAATACTGGATGAGTGGTTGGCGTGAAGGACGTGGGGATCAATGGGCCGGTATGACCGGCGTCTCCGGCATTCACAAGAACCCCATGGTGTTGTAA
- a CDS encoding EAL domain-containing protein, whose protein sequence is MLTEEERLFLEQNEPIVFVSQTRYPPFEFIDANQQRRGMMVELAQWIATEAGFHAEFTDTVFQQAQQRVLSGDAHVLTSFFYSEARDQQFDFTQTVFEVPASIFVATQRPDIAMVSDLDGKRVATQRSDYAKEFLATLDLDFELVETDDFASAAQAVIEGSADAMVGDEQIVLYYLYSNGLHELMKRVGEPLYVGLNAMAVAEGNHLLQSILDKGVDHARASGTLDRLHEKWVGAELPGRSFAWQAYWPYAAGLALLVAMVVAWNVRLRQLVSRKTAELELAASVFRHAREGIVITDAKGDIIEVNEAFTRITGYQRDEVMGKNPRLLQSGHQEVGFYRALWKELLEKGAWEGELWNRRKNGENYPELLTISKVCDKQGQTSHFVAVFTDISRQKEHERQLESMAFFDGLTGLPNRILLADRLRQAMLAARRSGCKVSLAYIDLDGFKEINDRLGHDVGDRVLVTIAERLTSALREADTVARLGGDEFIIVFPEQRDVVTVSGLIVRLLRHIAEPIDIEETLLQVSGSIGVVHFSPEDEIEPEQLIRQADQAMYQAKQAGKNRFHIFDAEHDRAVRGHHESVERMRQALADDEFVLYYQPKVNMATGEVLGVEALIRWQHPERGLLAPASFLPAIQQHPLAIVLGEWVLAEALSQFDAWVDAGIRLPVSINIDAIQIQQGDFVERLRAEVECHPSLGPGDLELEVLETNALEDIPHVASVMSSCRAFGVAFALDDFGTGYSSLSYLRHFPASVLKIDRSFVRDMLDNPADLTMLEAVLGLAVAFRRGIIAEGVETLLHGRMLLAMGYELGQGYAIARPMPADAIPDWLQTWRPDESWRQRQCALPEERQAIYAMVDHRACAAGVLNYLRGAQSEPPEANCNQCRLGVWLSCRERGQAGLTPKMKRIASLHASYGQLAQEALLLKPGGSSEDLHQHASQVAQVSEELQDVLQFWINESNLAQGKL, encoded by the coding sequence TTGCTAACCGAGGAAGAGCGGCTCTTCCTGGAGCAGAACGAACCCATCGTCTTCGTCAGTCAGACCCGCTACCCCCCCTTCGAATTCATCGACGCCAACCAGCAGCGTCGCGGCATGATGGTGGAACTGGCTCAGTGGATAGCTACCGAGGCCGGCTTTCATGCCGAATTCACCGACACCGTCTTCCAGCAGGCGCAGCAGCGTGTACTGAGTGGGGATGCCCATGTCCTTACCAGCTTTTTCTACAGCGAAGCCCGAGACCAGCAGTTCGACTTCACTCAGACCGTTTTCGAGGTTCCAGCCTCAATCTTCGTCGCCACGCAGCGGCCCGATATCGCTATGGTGTCGGACCTCGATGGCAAGCGCGTGGCTACGCAGCGCAGTGACTACGCCAAGGAGTTTCTCGCCACGCTCGATCTCGATTTCGAGCTGGTCGAGACAGACGACTTCGCCAGTGCGGCACAGGCGGTGATAGAGGGCAGCGCCGATGCCATGGTCGGCGACGAGCAGATCGTGCTCTATTACCTCTACAGCAACGGTCTGCACGAACTCATGAAGCGGGTGGGCGAGCCGCTGTATGTCGGACTCAACGCCATGGCGGTGGCAGAAGGGAATCATCTGCTCCAGTCGATCCTGGACAAGGGGGTCGACCATGCCCGCGCCAGTGGCACGCTCGACCGGTTGCACGAGAAGTGGGTGGGGGCCGAGCTGCCGGGCAGGTCCTTTGCCTGGCAGGCGTACTGGCCTTACGCGGCGGGCCTGGCACTGCTGGTTGCCATGGTCGTGGCCTGGAACGTCAGGCTTCGCCAGCTGGTATCGCGCAAGACAGCGGAACTGGAGTTGGCCGCCAGCGTATTTCGGCATGCGCGGGAGGGCATCGTCATTACCGATGCCAAGGGCGATATCATCGAAGTCAACGAGGCCTTCACGCGTATCACCGGTTACCAGCGCGATGAGGTCATGGGCAAGAACCCGCGTCTCCTGCAGTCGGGCCATCAGGAAGTGGGCTTCTATCGGGCGCTGTGGAAGGAGCTGCTGGAGAAGGGCGCCTGGGAAGGAGAGCTCTGGAACCGGCGCAAGAACGGCGAAAACTACCCCGAACTGCTCACCATATCGAAGGTCTGCGACAAGCAAGGCCAGACTTCTCACTTCGTGGCCGTGTTCACCGACATCAGCCGCCAGAAGGAGCATGAGCGTCAGCTCGAGAGCATGGCGTTCTTCGACGGCCTGACCGGACTGCCGAACCGAATCCTGCTGGCCGACAGGCTGCGCCAGGCGATGCTGGCGGCGCGGCGCAGCGGATGCAAGGTGTCATTGGCGTACATCGACCTGGACGGCTTCAAGGAGATCAACGACCGGCTCGGTCACGACGTTGGCGACAGGGTGCTGGTGACCATTGCCGAGCGCCTGACGTCGGCCCTCCGTGAGGCTGATACGGTGGCCCGCCTGGGAGGCGACGAGTTCATCATCGTATTCCCGGAGCAGAGGGATGTGGTGACTGTGAGTGGCCTGATCGTTCGGCTCTTGCGCCATATCGCCGAACCCATCGACATCGAAGAGACCTTGCTGCAGGTCTCGGGCAGCATCGGCGTGGTTCATTTCTCTCCCGAAGACGAAATCGAGCCCGAGCAGTTGATTCGCCAGGCGGACCAGGCCATGTATCAGGCCAAGCAGGCGGGCAAGAATCGCTTTCATATTTTCGATGCCGAACACGACCGCGCGGTGCGCGGACATCATGAAAGTGTCGAACGCATGCGCCAGGCCCTGGCCGATGACGAGTTCGTGCTCTACTACCAACCCAAGGTCAACATGGCCACCGGCGAGGTCCTCGGTGTCGAAGCGCTGATTCGCTGGCAGCACCCGGAGCGTGGCCTCCTGGCTCCAGCCTCCTTCCTGCCGGCCATCCAGCAACATCCTCTCGCCATCGTCCTGGGTGAGTGGGTGCTGGCCGAGGCGCTGAGTCAATTCGATGCTTGGGTCGACGCGGGCATCAGGCTACCGGTCAGCATCAATATCGATGCCATTCAGATCCAGCAGGGCGATTTCGTCGAGCGCCTGCGTGCCGAAGTCGAGTGCCACCCCAGTCTTGGGCCCGGCGATCTGGAGCTGGAGGTGCTCGAAACCAATGCGTTGGAAGATATTCCCCATGTGGCAAGCGTAATGAGCTCATGCCGCGCATTTGGCGTTGCATTCGCGCTGGATGACTTCGGCACCGGATATTCCTCGCTATCGTATCTACGGCACTTTCCCGCCAGCGTGTTGAAGATAGACCGCAGCTTCGTTCGCGATATGCTCGATAACCCTGCGGATCTGACGATGCTAGAGGCCGTGCTTGGGTTGGCCGTTGCCTTCCGTCGGGGCATCATTGCCGAAGGCGTGGAGACACTGCTGCACGGGCGCATGCTGCTGGCGATGGGCTATGAGTTGGGCCAGGGCTATGCCATAGCCCGCCCCATGCCCGCAGACGCGATTCCGGATTGGCTACAGACCTGGCGTCCCGATGAATCCTGGCGGCAACGACAATGTGCCCTGCCTGAGGAACGACAGGCCATTTATGCCATGGTCGATCATCGCGCCTGTGCCGCAGGCGTGCTGAACTATCTGAGAGGCGCACAATCCGAACCCCCAGAGGCAAACTGCAACCAATGTCGCCTGGGAGTGTGGCTGTCCTGCCGGGAGCGAGGCCAGGCTGGATTAACACCGAAGATGAAGCGGATCGCCAGCCTTCACGCCAGCTATGGCCAGCTTGCTCAGGAGGCGCTGCTGCTCAAGCCAGGCGGAAGCAGTGAAGACCTGCACCAGCATGCGAGTCAGGTGGCGCAGGTCAGCGAGGAGTTGCAGGACGTTCTTCAATTCTGGATAAATGAAAGCAACCTTGCCCAAGGAAAACTATAG
- a CDS encoding quinone-dependent dihydroorotate dehydrogenase: MYALARSILFRLDAETAHGYALSALDLAHRLKLAARLGGARVDDPVELMGLRFPNRVGLAAGLDKNADHLDALGALGFGFVEVGTVTPRPQEGNPKPRLFRLPEQAAIINRMGFNNAGIDHLVAQVKKSRFDGVIGINIGKNLTTPVEQAVDDYLVCLEKAHAHAHYVTVNISSPNTPGLRNLQFGEHLDALLGTLREAGSRLDQQAGRRVPLAVKIAPDMTPEEVGMVAASISANGIDAVIATNTTVSRDAVAGLAHADEQGGLSGRPVFEPSNAVIRELRRHLPEMPIVGVGGIDSGEAAMAKVASGADLVQLYSGFIYRGPALVGECAKALKTARG, encoded by the coding sequence ATGTATGCGCTTGCCCGTTCGATCCTGTTTCGACTCGATGCCGAAACCGCACACGGGTACGCACTCTCTGCCCTGGACCTGGCGCATCGCCTGAAGCTGGCCGCACGATTGGGTGGGGCGCGGGTCGACGATCCGGTGGAGCTGATGGGGCTAAGGTTTCCCAACCGGGTGGGGTTGGCGGCGGGGCTGGACAAGAACGCCGATCACCTCGATGCTCTGGGCGCACTGGGGTTCGGCTTCGTCGAGGTGGGCACCGTGACGCCGCGACCCCAGGAGGGTAACCCGAAGCCTCGCCTGTTTCGCCTGCCGGAGCAGGCGGCGATCATCAATCGCATGGGCTTCAACAATGCCGGGATCGACCACCTGGTGGCCCAGGTGAAGAAGAGCCGCTTCGATGGCGTCATCGGCATCAATATCGGCAAGAACCTGACTACCCCGGTGGAGCAGGCCGTGGACGACTACCTGGTTTGCCTGGAAAAGGCCCATGCCCACGCCCACTACGTGACCGTCAACATTTCGTCGCCCAACACGCCGGGGCTGCGCAACCTTCAGTTCGGCGAGCACCTGGATGCCTTGCTGGGCACCCTGCGCGAAGCCGGCAGCCGGCTGGATCAGCAGGCGGGACGTCGGGTACCTCTGGCGGTCAAGATCGCGCCGGACATGACGCCAGAGGAAGTGGGGATGGTCGCCGCCAGTATTTCGGCCAATGGCATCGATGCGGTGATCGCCACCAACACCACCGTGTCGCGGGACGCCGTCGCCGGGCTGGCGCATGCCGACGAGCAGGGTGGGTTATCGGGGCGGCCCGTGTTCGAGCCCTCCAACGCCGTCATTCGCGAGCTGCGCCGCCACCTGCCCGAGATGCCCATCGTCGGCGTTGGGGGAATCGACAGCGGTGAGGCGGCCATGGCCAAGGTGGCGTCCGGTGCCGATCTGGTCCAGCTCTATTCGGGCTTTATCTATCGTGGCCCGGCCCTGGTCGGGGAGTGTGCCAAGGCGCTCAAGACGGCGCGGGGCTGA
- the rlmKL gene encoding bifunctional 23S rRNA (guanine(2069)-N(7))-methyltransferase RlmK/23S rRNA (guanine(2445)-N(2))-methyltransferase RlmL, whose product MSESLQTELHAFLATCPKGLEELLADELRALGAEPIKTTVAGVHFQGDLAAAYRACLWSRLANRIVLCLVREEGIESPDSLRQAVTTVDWTRHLRAGASLAVDFHGRSEQVRHTRFGAQTVKDGLVDALQTAGRPRPDIDLKDPDLRLYANLHRGRLTLGVDLSGESLHRRGYRRDVGHAPLKENLAAALLLRAGWQERLRAGEHLVDPLCGAGTLLIEAALMAADMAPSLSRVRFGFHGWAQHDEILWAELKREAEARASIGRKRCRNRLFGFDQSPPALAAAKANAMRAGIPALVTFKGASLEQLQRPDELDEAARGLVIANPPYGERLGELPELVALYAELGEGVRRAFPGWRLAVFTGNPDLGHRIGLRADKQYSLKNGPLDAKLLLMNVTPAAGAESPVKAEGPARSEGAQMFANRLEKNRKRLKKWLKQSGETCYRLYDADMPEYALAIDVYDDRAHVQEYAPPRSVNADQAQKRLFDALQVIPEVLGIDSSRVVIKRREKQSGKEQYRKQASTGERFQVREGRARLWVNLRDYLDTGLFLDHRPVRRMLAEMAPGTRFLNLFCYTAVATVQAALGTEEAGGASDSISVDLSNTYLEWARDNFALNGLDPARHRVVRDDCLRWLETARAQFDLIFLDPPTFSNSKKMGGTLDVQRDHGRLLELAMARLAPGGTLVFSNNQRRFQLDPEMAERYAVQEISAKTFDPDFQRRPDLHHCYLIRHREDA is encoded by the coding sequence ATGAGCGAGTCACTCCAAACTGAACTCCATGCCTTCCTGGCCACTTGCCCCAAGGGGCTCGAAGAGCTGCTGGCCGACGAGCTGCGTGCCCTGGGGGCCGAGCCGATCAAGACCACCGTGGCAGGCGTCCACTTCCAGGGCGACCTGGCAGCCGCCTATCGTGCCTGCCTCTGGTCGCGCCTGGCCAATCGCATCGTGCTCTGCCTGGTACGCGAGGAGGGGATCGAGAGCCCCGATTCGTTGCGCCAGGCGGTCACCACCGTGGACTGGACCCGCCACCTGCGAGCCGGTGCCTCGCTGGCGGTGGATTTCCATGGCCGCTCCGAGCAGGTCCGCCATACCCGCTTCGGTGCCCAGACCGTCAAGGACGGTCTGGTCGATGCCCTGCAGACGGCGGGAAGGCCGCGGCCCGACATCGACCTGAAGGACCCGGACCTTCGCCTCTATGCCAACCTTCATCGCGGTCGATTGACGCTTGGCGTGGATCTCTCCGGAGAGAGCCTGCATCGTCGTGGCTACCGTCGTGACGTGGGCCATGCGCCGCTGAAGGAGAACCTCGCCGCTGCCCTGCTGCTGCGGGCAGGATGGCAGGAGCGCCTGCGTGCCGGTGAACACCTGGTGGATCCCCTCTGCGGTGCCGGCACCCTGCTGATCGAAGCGGCGCTGATGGCCGCCGACATGGCCCCCAGCCTGAGCCGGGTACGCTTTGGCTTTCACGGCTGGGCGCAGCACGACGAGATTCTGTGGGCAGAGCTCAAGCGCGAGGCGGAAGCGCGTGCCAGCATCGGCCGCAAGCGCTGTCGCAATCGCTTGTTCGGGTTTGACCAGAGCCCACCGGCGCTGGCCGCGGCCAAGGCCAATGCCATGCGAGCCGGTATTCCGGCCCTTGTCACCTTCAAGGGCGCCTCGCTGGAACAGCTCCAGCGGCCCGACGAGCTCGATGAGGCGGCGCGGGGGCTGGTGATCGCCAACCCTCCCTATGGGGAGCGCCTGGGGGAACTGCCCGAGCTGGTGGCGCTCTATGCCGAACTGGGCGAGGGGGTGCGCCGCGCATTCCCCGGCTGGCGGCTGGCCGTCTTTACCGGCAACCCCGATCTTGGCCATCGCATCGGGCTGAGGGCCGACAAGCAGTACTCGCTGAAGAACGGGCCGCTCGATGCCAAGCTGCTGTTGATGAACGTGACGCCGGCTGCCGGCGCGGAAAGTCCGGTGAAAGCGGAAGGGCCGGCGCGCAGCGAAGGGGCGCAGATGTTCGCCAACCGTCTGGAGAAGAACCGCAAGCGGTTGAAAAAGTGGCTCAAGCAGTCCGGAGAGACCTGTTACCGGCTCTATGACGCCGACATGCCGGAGTATGCCCTGGCCATCGATGTCTATGACGACCGGGCCCACGTACAGGAATATGCGCCACCCCGCTCGGTGAATGCCGACCAGGCCCAGAAGCGTCTCTTCGATGCCCTGCAGGTGATTCCCGAGGTGCTGGGCATCGACTCGAGTCGGGTGGTGATCAAGCGCCGCGAGAAGCAGAGTGGCAAGGAGCAGTATCGCAAGCAGGCCAGCACCGGGGAGCGCTTCCAGGTGCGCGAGGGGCGTGCCCGGCTGTGGGTCAATCTGCGTGACTATCTCGATACCGGCCTGTTTCTCGACCACCGTCCGGTGCGGCGCATGCTGGCCGAGATGGCGCCCGGCACGCGCTTTCTCAACCTGTTCTGCTATACCGCCGTGGCCACGGTTCAGGCGGCTCTGGGCACCGAGGAGGCGGGCGGCGCTTCGGACAGCATCAGCGTCGACCTCTCCAATACCTACCTGGAGTGGGCGCGGGACAACTTTGCCTTGAACGGGCTTGATCCGGCGAGGCACCGGGTGGTACGCGACGACTGCCTGCGCTGGCTGGAGACCGCCAGGGCGCAGTTCGACCTGATCTTCCTCGACCCGCCCACCTTCTCCAACTCCAAGAAGATGGGCGGTACCCTGGACGTGCAGCGTGACCATGGTCGGCTATTGGAGCTGGCCATGGCGCGCCTGGCCCCTGGCGGTACCCTGGTGTTCTCCAACAATCAGCGTCGCTTCCAGCTAGACCCGGAAATGGCCGAGCGCTATGCGGTGCAGGAGATTTCGGCAAAGACCTTCGACCCGGATTTCCAGCGGCGTCCCGACCTGCATCATTGCTACCTGATTCGCCACCGGGAGGATGCATGA